CGTGGCTTTGCGCTTCGGCACGGCGGTGGGCCGCGAGGGCGCGGCGTGGAGCGGCAGTGCCGTGGTGGGGCGCAAAGCCAAATGGCCGACATGGACGCCCACTGCAAGCATGCGCCAGAAAAACCCCGCGCTGCCGGTGCAGATGCCGGGCGGCCCTGCCAATCCGCTGGGCTGCCGCGCGCTTTATCTCTACCAGAACGGGATCGACACGCTCTACCGCATCCACGGCACCAATGATCCCAGCAGCATCGGCAAGAATGCCAGCAGCGGCTGCATCCGCATGTTCAACGAATGCATTTTCGAGCTGTTCGCCGAGGTGCCGGTGGGGACGCGGGTGGTGGTGAGGTGAGTTGGCGCAGTGTGGCCAAAATTTCTAAAGATGCCATCCACGCAGCAAGTTTGCCGCAACCACATATTCTCTTTTGGGTCGATCGCTCTGATTTGGAGGTAGATGTATTACAGCAGGTAAAGCAGATTCAAATTCTTTCAGCTTGCCTTCACGGCCCGATCTCTTGAGCTCTTGTGTACGTTCAGAGTTCAGATGGACTTTGTAGTTTTCATCGAAAGTCAGCAGACTATTGTCATACGCTCTATGATGAATGGCACATAAGGCTACTCCATTCGATGTTTCGTCTGTGCTCGAAGCTTCTGAAACTGGCAAAATGTGCGCACCGTCAATGAGGCGCAACTGGATCCCACAAATCGCGCATTGATGTCCATAAGCGGTGAGAACGCGATCAGCAAAGCTGAGTGAACGAAGCGCGCGCTTTGTTTGAGTAATCGCATATCTGCGTGGCTCTGAAAAGCTTAATTCAATCACTTCATCTGAAATTGCCTGAGGGTCTTTTGTCATATTTGACAACACAAGAACTTCGGTTCGGATACTGCCAACGTCATGTAGGGGTTCTAAATTTTGAGCATATGTGCCAATGAAATCTGGTTGAAATGCAACCGTCAGTTCTCCAGTTTCTTTGCGGTGTGTAGAAAAACGATTTTGATTTGCTGAAACCAGCGCATCCTCACTGATCTGTATTGATGGAGATGAACCCAGCAGACCCGAATGAAACCGGACATCAAATCCTGCAAACACTTCCTCTTGCTGCCAGTAACCCAGGATTAGGGTCTTGCCGCCCACCTCTGGAATGAACTGCATTGGATTGATTCCGGTAATTTGTATCCGATATTCCGAAGCGCTACGAGCAGAACCCCCACCGTGGGAAATATTCCATATGAACACCTTGACGGTGAAGCTCGATTCACCATTCTTTGTAATTCGATACCTTGCCGGATGCTCGCCTGCTTTTGTCAAATATAGTACTGACCAACCCCCTGCCTGAAAGGCATGTTCAACAGAACGAAGCAATTCGGACTTAGTTAGACGAGCCATTGAAAATTAATCGTCTCGTTGAGGAGTGGGATATGACTGCTGTTTAGAGGCTTTTTTTTCTTGCGAAATCGAAGATACACCACTGGGTTTTGCTTTAGTGGGTCTCGTTTGGCCTCCGTCTTGTTGAAGTGCTACGGGGTCTGGACCGTTCCATAACAAGCTTGGCCTTGGAATTCTATAATAGCCATCATCTTGCTTCGGAGTTGCACGCGGAGTGGCTTGGTGTTGATTAAATCTACCAGCTGCTCCCAAGAGATAATTTTCAACTAGCTCCGCACATGCCCACCTGCGGTTTAATCGCTCTGCGACTTCACCGGTAATGCAACTCCCGCCGAATGGATCGAAAACGAAATCGCCTGGATCAGTCAGCATCCGAATAAAATACTCTGGAAGTTCTGCCGGAAATCGTGCCGGATGCGCTTTCAAACCCTTTTCCTGGCAATAGCGCATGTACGCGCTGTTACTTTCGGTGTTTGGGATGGCTATCAAATTTGGCGGAATAGCTGCGCCATTATTGATCGAAAACTTACTGCTAATGTCGTGCCCCGAAGGCCGCATTTTTGCTCGATAGCCATTCGCCAATAAGTGTTCCATGCTTGGGCTGTAGGGCTGTAGCACCCGCCTATTACTCGCTCTAGGCCATTCCGTCTTCGAGAGCCACCAAACTGTATTAATGGCATCTTTGACACGGATGCGTCTGATATTTACCCATTCAGCCGGTGTAGGAAGTTTGGAAGGGTTCCACCAATAAAACTCCTGAGCTAAATGAAATCCGAACTTCTCACAGAGCATTATTAGAAGCTTGAAATGGTATAGACTTCTAGTAGGTGTTCCAGGCTTCCATGCCCCACCCAGATCAATGACTAGGCTACCAGTATTTTTCAAGATTCTGTGAAAGTGCTCTGCAAATCCTTCGAACCATTTCAGATATGCATCTTCTTTTTGGTTGCCGTATTCTTTTTCCCTAGTCAATGCGAATGGCGGGCTGGTCATCACCAAGTCCACGCTATTGGCTTTCATCGACTGCATAACATCAAGGCTGTCCGAGTGATAAACAGAACCAAGTTTCGTCTGAAGGTATAGGCGGGATGTTTTTGGGGTAGCCATCTCATTTACTTTTTATTGCGCTAACCCAAGTGGGTTTCAAACTGATTGGGACAATCAACGGCATGTTGTGATTCTGCAATTGAATGCATTGGACCGGAAACCAAGATCACGTCGTTCTTATTATGTTCCAAAATGTCAGTTTGTCAACCCGTCAACGGTTGCTCTCGGCGCGCTAGCGTAATATAGATAATTAATCCTAAAATCTGTTGACAAGTACTTTATTTTATGATTTTAATCATTTTGTGGACGTAACCCAACAGGAGGGGACAGTGTCGACAGCGTCTCTACATTGCGGGTTTCGTCTGCAGCGCCTGCAGGAATTCCGGTTCAACGCGCCGGGTTCTTCCGGGAGCTCCGGCCCTGGACCTTGGGCACTAAGACCCAAGCGCCTTCAATGGCTGACCAATATCAGTTCCGGATTTAAAATCGCTGCGCTTTGCTTTCGGGCATCAAGCCTCACGGCCAATATCCTACACACACTCAGCATATGCGGGCTTGAAGCCAGGAGCGGGCATTCCCCTCCCTCTTCCTTTCGCATCCGCGCATCAACGCGCATTCATTTGAGGCCCCCATGACCCTGCCGCCCAACCCTGATCCGAAAATCCACCGGCCCTATCTCACCCATGCGCCTTGGGCGGGATACACTTCGCGTGAACATGCGCGCGCGGAGCCTTTGGCGCAGTGCCCCAATGCGCGCTGCCGGCGGCTGCAGCACTGCGTGGCTGCACATGATGATCTCTATTGCCAGCGCACGCATATATCGCACGCAGAGTATCTCGACGGGCTGCCGCCGCATGAGCCGATGATCGTGAATTCTCCGGAGCTGATGGAGATCTACAAGCTCGAAATGGAAGCGCAAGCCGCAGACCGGCTCGACGCGTTCAAGCGTCTGCAGGCGCGCTGGAAGGCGGGCGAGTTTGATGCGCTCTATGGCAAATACAGTGCGCGCGGCGTGCTGAAACATCCGCCGGAGAAGCGCTTTGTGCGAGGGCCTCGTCCCAAACGAAAAAGCCGCTGAAGAGTTCACACGCTTGCTGATTCTCCGGTAAGGGCGATCACAGGATTGCCACCGATGGTGGAAAATTGAGCACCATTTAACTCAGAGCGTGCAATCTGGCGGTTTTGAATAACCTGAAACGCCGATACTTCGCTGAATTTGCTTAGATTATTTTAGTCATTCGCTCTTTTAGCGAATTGCAAGCGAAACGTCTCACGTTTCACAATCTGATCACTCGCGACTGGGGGTTCAGACGCGTCAGCAACCGGTGTTCAAAGTCAAATTTGAAGAACCGGTTGTTGCATATTCAGACGGCAATCGTGTCCGTTGGCAATGATGTTGACTCATTCATCCGAACGATACCCCGACAGCGTTGCGTCTTCCTCAGCCGAGACATAGTTCGGCGATTTGCTGGTGATCAGCGCCCGCACCAGCACGGAAACCGATGGATCTGCAATTTCCAGAATGCCCAGGCTGGCAATCGCGCGGCGTGCCAGTGTTCTGCCAGTGCCCAGATATTCCACCGCGATGCGCGTCGCGATATCGGCACTCGCGGTGCGCAGCAAGGCCAGCCCGGCGCGCGGAACGGCCTGGCTTGCGGCCGGGCGCTGAATCCTAAAGGCCGTGAACTCAAACGGGAAGATGCGGTTGCGGCCGATGAGCAAGGCCCCGTGCACATCGCCCAGAATGATGCCGCCATGCCGGCCCACGGCATATTCCGGCTGCGGCGCACCGATGGGCTTGAATGTGGTGCGCCTCGTGAAGCGGGCAATCTTGCCGTCATTCACCACCTCGATCAGCATGCGCACGCAAAAGCCAGGCCGGTCAATCAGTGGCGCATAGCAATTGTAATAGCCGCTGCGCAGGTCAGTGATGGCGCCAGAGCCCACCGTGTTCAGCAGCGGGACGAGGTTCGCAAATTCCGGCAGCAAGGCCAGCCCTTGGGGTTCCATGGGTTCAGTGGAACCGGCCGCAGCGTTGCTGGCAAAAAGCGATGCCTCGCTGACTTGTAGCACGGCGCTCAGCCGTTCAAGCGTGCGCGGGTTGGGAAGGTTCTGCCCTGAGAGATAGCGGTTGAATTGCTGGCGGTTGATATCTGCCAGGCGGCACAGTTCAGCAATGGAATTGAAGCGTGCGCAGTGAACCCGGAGATTCTCCGCGAACACTTTATGGATGGATTGGTTGGGCCGCCCCGCGTTCATTGTGGAATTTATACCACAAGTTGAACAGGTTGCCTACCACGTTCCGATATTCGGCATGGACGCCCATGGTTCCTGTACGGGCAGGTG
This genomic interval from Aestuariivirga litoralis contains the following:
- a CDS encoding L,D-transpeptidase gives rise to the protein MLTRRNLLASSLATLATAPALAGPQPPPKKNWVVGTIPDTPFSIDLMDMNLVLPQFQRQVVRFTGAEPPGSLVVDPPARLLYWVQERGVALRFGTAVGREGAAWSGSAVVGRKAKWPTWTPTASMRQKNPALPVQMPGGPANPLGCRALYLYQNGIDTLYRIHGTNDPSSIGKNASSGCIRMFNECIFELFAEVPVGTRVVVR
- a CDS encoding HNH endonuclease — its product is MARLTKSELLRSVEHAFQAGGWSVLYLTKAGEHPARYRITKNGESSFTVKVFIWNISHGGGSARSASEYRIQITGINPMQFIPEVGGKTLILGYWQQEEVFAGFDVRFHSGLLGSSPSIQISEDALVSANQNRFSTHRKETGELTVAFQPDFIGTYAQNLEPLHDVGSIRTEVLVLSNMTKDPQAISDEVIELSFSEPRRYAITQTKRALRSLSFADRVLTAYGHQCAICGIQLRLIDGAHILPVSEASSTDETSNGVALCAIHHRAYDNSLLTFDENYKVHLNSERTQELKRSGREGKLKEFESALPAVIHLPPNQSDRPKREYVVAANLLRGWHL
- a CDS encoding DNA-methyltransferase, with product MATPKTSRLYLQTKLGSVYHSDSLDVMQSMKANSVDLVMTSPPFALTREKEYGNQKEDAYLKWFEGFAEHFHRILKNTGSLVIDLGGAWKPGTPTRSLYHFKLLIMLCEKFGFHLAQEFYWWNPSKLPTPAEWVNIRRIRVKDAINTVWWLSKTEWPRASNRRVLQPYSPSMEHLLANGYRAKMRPSGHDISSKFSINNGAAIPPNLIAIPNTESNSAYMRYCQEKGLKAHPARFPAELPEYFIRMLTDPGDFVFDPFGGSCITGEVAERLNRRWACAELVENYLLGAAGRFNQHQATPRATPKQDDGYYRIPRPSLLWNGPDPVALQQDGGQTRPTKAKPSGVSSISQEKKASKQQSYPTPQRDD
- a CDS encoding helix-turn-helix domain-containing protein, giving the protein MNAGRPNQSIHKVFAENLRVHCARFNSIAELCRLADINRQQFNRYLSGQNLPNPRTLERLSAVLQVSEASLFASNAAAGSTEPMEPQGLALLPEFANLVPLLNTVGSGAITDLRSGYYNCYAPLIDRPGFCVRMLIEVVNDGKIARFTRRTTFKPIGAPQPEYAVGRHGGIILGDVHGALLIGRNRIFPFEFTAFRIQRPAASQAVPRAGLALLRTASADIATRIAVEYLGTGRTLARRAIASLGILEIADPSVSVLVRALITSKSPNYVSAEEDATLSGYRSDE